From one Bradyrhizobium sp. Ash2021 genomic stretch:
- a CDS encoding Fe2+-dependent dioxygenase encodes MLICVPEVLSKADVADFRRVMDGCAWEDGRSTAGAQSALVKRNEQLPADSEVARKLGHRVLSALSANPRFISAAIPLKIFPPLFNRYAAAGDHHFGIHVDNAVRGDPLTGLRIRTDLSVTLFLSEPEEYDGGGLVVEDLYGSHEIKLSAGDLVLYPASSLHLVTPVTRGTRVASFFWLQSMVRDAHARSLIFDLDTAIQALVERLGRDDPETVKLTGIYHNLIRTWAEV; translated from the coding sequence ATGCTGATCTGTGTGCCGGAAGTCCTGAGCAAGGCCGACGTGGCGGATTTCCGCCGCGTCATGGACGGCTGCGCGTGGGAAGACGGCCGTTCCACCGCGGGCGCGCAGTCGGCGCTGGTGAAGCGCAACGAGCAATTGCCTGCGGATAGCGAGGTCGCGCGCAAGCTCGGCCATCGCGTGCTGTCCGCGCTATCAGCCAATCCCCGGTTCATCTCGGCCGCGATCCCGCTAAAAATCTTTCCGCCGCTGTTCAACCGCTATGCCGCCGCCGGCGATCACCATTTCGGCATCCATGTCGACAATGCGGTGAGGGGAGACCCTCTCACCGGCCTGCGGATCCGCACCGATTTGTCGGTCACGCTGTTCCTGTCGGAACCGGAGGAATATGATGGCGGCGGACTGGTGGTCGAGGACCTCTACGGCTCCCATGAAATCAAGCTGTCGGCCGGCGACCTCGTGCTTTATCCTGCGTCCAGTCTGCATCTGGTGACGCCGGTCACCCGCGGTACGCGGGTTGCGTCATTTTTCTGGCTGCAGAGCATGGTGCGGGATGCCCACGCCCGCAGCCTGATCTTCGATCTCGATACCGCGATCCAGGCCTTGGTCGAGCGGCTTGGACGAGATGACCCCGAAACGGTCAAATTGACCGGTATCTATCACAACCTGATCCGCACCTGGGCCGAAGTATGA
- a CDS encoding DUF2946 family protein, whose protein sequence is MNTSLGAVSEMLYYYIEWSPAEAHADMKWFRSNIRRGSRLALFALAVQFLLSFGHFHASSAQAASARASQLVLHAAASGAATHAVNWTLRADASRAAPLKTSSDDTPDGRLTDDCAICAVLALAGAMMVVTPPCLPAPQAVLFSHLIANAAPVDLNSAGAAFQPRAPPVS, encoded by the coding sequence ATGAATACTTCACTAGGCGCGGTCTCCGAGATGTTATACTATTACATCGAGTGGTCTCCGGCCGAGGCGCATGCCGACATGAAATGGTTCCGATCAAACATCAGACGCGGCTCGCGGCTCGCGCTTTTCGCGCTCGCGGTCCAGTTTCTGCTGTCGTTCGGACATTTCCACGCCAGCAGCGCGCAGGCGGCGTCGGCACGCGCGAGCCAATTGGTGCTGCACGCCGCCGCTAGCGGTGCGGCGACGCATGCAGTGAACTGGACTTTGCGCGCCGATGCATCTCGCGCAGCTCCCTTGAAGACCTCCTCCGATGATACCCCCGATGGCCGGCTGACCGATGACTGCGCCATCTGCGCCGTGCTGGCGCTGGCCGGCGCCATGATGGTCGTGACGCCGCCGTGCCTGCCGGCACCCCAAGCTGTTTTGTTCTCGCATTTGATCGCCAACGCCGCGCCGGTCGATCTGAATTCTGCTGGCGCCGCCTTTCAGCCTCGCGCACCGCCCGTCTCCTGA
- a CDS encoding efflux RND transporter periplasmic adaptor subunit, with amino-acid sequence MSKSRTIGWVLLIAAAGAAGYLGWQRLRGGDAAAQADNAQKRAPVRNAVQVKIAPVEKADFPVYLTGLGTVQGFNTVVVRTRVDGQINRIAFQEGQFVKEGDTLAEIDPRPFQAVLDQAKAKKAQDEANLANANLDLQRFTKLGEFATRQQTDTQRSTVLQLTAQIAADTAAIENAQTQVDYATVKAPISGVAGLRQVDVGNIVNAVTQTGIVTIAQIEPIAVIFTAPEEQLPDIKAALAVAPPKTIALSTDGKRVLSTGTLALINNQVDTTSGTIRLKAVFDNKDHALWPGQSVSTRLLVATLKDATVAPDDAVQHGTDGLYAFTVNQENKAELRKIKVTKSIDGRSVVDEGLSPGEQVITAGQYKVSPGTLVTTAVASSDPAQAKVKQE; translated from the coding sequence ATGTCGAAGTCGCGAACAATTGGTTGGGTTTTGCTGATCGCCGCCGCCGGCGCAGCGGGCTATTTGGGCTGGCAGCGCCTGCGCGGCGGGGACGCCGCCGCACAGGCTGACAACGCCCAGAAGCGGGCCCCGGTCCGCAACGCTGTTCAGGTCAAAATCGCCCCGGTCGAAAAAGCCGACTTTCCGGTGTATTTGACCGGCCTCGGCACCGTTCAAGGCTTCAACACGGTCGTGGTCCGGACCCGGGTCGACGGCCAGATCAATCGGATCGCGTTCCAGGAAGGCCAGTTCGTCAAGGAAGGCGATACCCTGGCCGAGATCGATCCGCGGCCGTTCCAGGCCGTGCTCGACCAGGCCAAGGCCAAGAAAGCCCAGGACGAAGCCAATCTAGCCAACGCCAATCTCGACCTGCAGCGCTTTACCAAGCTCGGCGAATTTGCGACCAGGCAGCAAACCGATACCCAGCGTTCCACCGTTTTGCAGCTGACGGCACAGATCGCGGCCGATACGGCGGCGATCGAAAATGCCCAGACCCAGGTCGATTACGCCACCGTCAAGGCACCGATCTCCGGCGTCGCTGGCCTGCGTCAGGTCGACGTCGGCAATATCGTCAATGCCGTAACCCAGACAGGCATAGTGACCATCGCCCAGATCGAGCCGATAGCGGTGATCTTCACCGCACCCGAGGAGCAGCTGCCCGATATCAAGGCGGCGCTTGCGGTGGCGCCGCCGAAGACCATTGCGCTGTCCACCGACGGCAAGCGTGTGCTATCCACAGGAACGCTGGCGCTGATCAACAACCAGGTCGACACCACGAGCGGGACTATTCGGCTCAAGGCGGTGTTCGACAACAAGGACCATGCGCTGTGGCCGGGCCAGTCGGTTTCGACCCGGCTCTTGGTGGCGACGCTGAAGGATGCCACCGTGGCTCCCGACGACGCCGTCCAGCACGGAACCGATGGTCTCTACGCCTTCACGGTCAATCAGGAGAACAAGGCCGAGCTCCGCAAGATCAAGGTGACAAAGTCGATCGACGGGCGTTCGGTGGTCGACGAGGGGTTATCGCCGGGTGAGCAGGTGATCACGGCCGGACAATACAAGGTTTCGCCGGGCACGCTGGTCACGACGGCGGTCGCAAGTTCGGATCCGGCCCAAGCCAAGGTCAAGCAGGAATGA
- a CDS encoding multidrug efflux RND transporter permease subunit encodes MSDGISAPFIRYPIGTSLMMAGILFVGLVAYPLLPVAPLPQVDFPTIQVAASLPGGSPETMASSVAQPLERQLAQIPGVAQMTSTSYLGTAAVTIQFDLNRSIDGAANDVQAAINAAGGQLPKNLPSPPTYRKVNPADSPILLLSATSDTLPLTTVSDAVDAQLAQQISQISGVAQVIIGGQQKPAIRIQIDPAKLVAKGLSLEDVRSQIAITTVDSPKGNIDGDTRAYTIYANDQLLDSKDWNDVIIAYRNGGPLRVRDIGRAVTGPEDAKQAAWANGKRGVFLVVFKQPGANVIDTVDKIKATLPRLVAAIPPAIKIELISDRTQTIRAAVEDVQFTLLLTIALVVMVIFVFLRSFWATVIPTVTVPLALLGACALMWVFGYTLDNLSLMALTIAVGFVVDDAIVMLENITRYIEEGEKPMAAAFKGASEIGFTIVSISVSLVAVLIPLLLMGGIIGRLFREFAVTLAMTIFVSMIVSLTLTPMMASRFLRAHHETRHGRFYQWSERAFDAMLRGYERGLDLALRWKFTTLMIFFATLGLSVYLFVIIPKGFFPQQDNGLITATSEANQDISFVDMKRHQEELGKIVMADPDVASVAMAIGGSGRAGNNGNLFITLKPRNERKANAQQIIARLRPKLDKVEGARLYMQAAQDVRLGGRPTRTQFEFTLQDADLGELNQWAPKILAKMQTLPGLRDVATDQQTNGTTLELKINRDTASRYGIQPQLIDDTLYDAFGQRQVTQYFTQLNSYHVILEVLPELQGSLDTLNKIYIKSPTTGDQVPLATLATWTSVPVRPLSISHQGQFPAITISFNLAQGVALGQATNAIQQAMADLGAPTTLNSSFQGTAQAFQQSLGTVPLLILAALVVVYLILGILYESYIHPITILSTLPSAGVGALAILMLFGFDFSLIALIGIVLLIGIVKKNGIMMVDFAISAERDEHLEPEAAIRKAALLRFRPIMMTTMAALLGGVPLMLGTGTGSEIRQPLGYAMVGGLIVSQALTLFTTPVVYLYLDRLSNAFAGWGRSDKSDDDEAHPDERSSVKQAAE; translated from the coding sequence ATGAGCGACGGGATTTCCGCGCCCTTTATTCGCTACCCCATCGGCACCTCGCTGATGATGGCTGGCATTCTCTTTGTCGGCCTCGTCGCCTACCCGCTGTTGCCGGTCGCGCCCTTGCCGCAGGTCGACTTCCCGACCATTCAGGTCGCCGCCAGCCTGCCCGGCGGCAGCCCGGAAACCATGGCCTCGTCGGTGGCGCAGCCGCTGGAGCGCCAATTGGCGCAGATCCCGGGCGTCGCGCAGATGACCTCGACCAGCTATCTCGGCACGGCGGCGGTCACGATCCAGTTCGACCTCAACCGCTCGATCGATGGCGCCGCCAACGACGTGCAGGCCGCGATCAACGCCGCCGGCGGCCAGTTGCCGAAAAACCTCCCCTCGCCGCCGACCTACCGCAAGGTCAATCCGGCGGATTCGCCGATCTTGCTGTTGTCGGCGACCTCCGACACGCTGCCGCTGACCACCGTCAGCGACGCCGTCGACGCCCAGCTCGCACAACAGATCAGCCAGATTTCCGGCGTCGCCCAGGTCATCATCGGCGGCCAGCAGAAACCGGCGATCCGCATCCAGATCGACCCGGCCAAGCTCGTCGCCAAGGGCCTGTCGCTGGAAGACGTGCGCAGCCAGATCGCGATCACGACCGTCGACAGCCCGAAGGGCAATATCGACGGCGACACCCGCGCCTACACCATTTACGCCAACGACCAGTTGCTGGATTCCAAGGACTGGAACGACGTCATCATCGCCTACCGCAACGGCGGTCCGTTGCGGGTCCGCGATATCGGTCGGGCCGTCACCGGTCCGGAGGACGCCAAGCAGGCGGCCTGGGCCAACGGCAAGCGCGGCGTGTTTCTGGTCGTGTTCAAGCAGCCGGGCGCCAACGTCATCGACACCGTTGACAAGATCAAGGCGACGCTGCCGCGGCTGGTCGCCGCGATCCCGCCGGCGATCAAGATCGAGCTCATCAGCGACCGTACCCAGACCATCCGCGCCGCGGTCGAAGACGTGCAGTTCACCCTGCTCTTGACCATCGCACTGGTCGTGATGGTGATCTTCGTCTTCCTGCGCAGTTTCTGGGCGACCGTGATCCCGACCGTGACGGTGCCGCTGGCCTTGCTCGGCGCCTGCGCGCTGATGTGGGTATTCGGCTACACGCTCGACAACCTGTCCCTGATGGCGCTGACCATTGCCGTCGGCTTCGTGGTCGACGACGCCATCGTGATGCTGGAAAACATCACGCGCTATATCGAGGAAGGCGAAAAGCCGATGGCCGCCGCCTTCAAGGGCGCCAGCGAAATCGGCTTCACCATCGTGTCGATCAGCGTTTCGCTGGTCGCCGTGCTGATCCCCCTGCTGTTGATGGGCGGCATCATCGGACGGCTGTTCCGCGAATTCGCGGTGACGCTGGCGATGACGATCTTCGTGTCGATGATCGTGTCGCTGACGCTGACGCCGATGATGGCTTCGCGCTTCCTGCGCGCCCATCATGAAACCAGGCATGGCCGCTTCTACCAATGGAGCGAACGCGCCTTCGACGCGATGCTGCGCGGCTACGAGCGCGGTCTCGACCTGGCGCTGCGCTGGAAATTCACCACGCTGATGATCTTCTTCGCCACATTGGGATTGTCGGTCTATCTGTTCGTCATCATTCCCAAGGGCTTCTTCCCGCAGCAGGACAACGGCCTGATCACCGCGACGTCGGAAGCCAATCAGGATATTTCCTTTGTCGACATGAAGCGGCACCAGGAGGAACTCGGCAAGATCGTGATGGCCGACCCCGACGTCGCCTCCGTCGCGATGGCGATCGGCGGCAGCGGCCGGGCCGGCAACAACGGCAATCTGTTCATCACGCTGAAACCGCGCAATGAGCGCAAGGCGAACGCCCAGCAGATCATCGCGCGGCTGCGTCCCAAGCTCGACAAGGTCGAGGGCGCGCGGCTGTACATGCAGGCGGCGCAGGACGTCCGGCTCGGCGGCCGGCCGACCCGAACCCAGTTCGAGTTCACGCTGCAGGACGCCGACCTTGGCGAACTGAACCAATGGGCGCCGAAGATCCTGGCGAAGATGCAGACCCTGCCCGGGTTGCGCGACGTCGCGACCGACCAGCAGACCAATGGCACCACGCTTGAATTGAAGATCAACCGCGACACCGCCTCGCGCTACGGCATCCAGCCGCAACTGATCGACGACACGCTGTACGACGCGTTCGGCCAGCGTCAGGTGACGCAATATTTCACGCAGCTCAACAGCTATCACGTCATTCTTGAGGTGCTGCCGGAATTGCAGGGCAGTCTCGACACCCTGAACAAGATCTACATCAAGTCGCCGACGACCGGCGACCAGGTGCCGCTCGCGACCCTTGCGACCTGGACCAGCGTGCCGGTGCGGCCGCTTTCGATCAGCCACCAGGGCCAGTTCCCGGCGATCACCATCAGCTTCAACCTCGCCCAGGGCGTCGCACTCGGCCAGGCGACCAACGCGATTCAGCAGGCGATGGCCGATCTCGGCGCGCCGACGACGCTCAATTCAAGCTTCCAGGGCACGGCGCAGGCGTTCCAGCAGTCGCTCGGCACCGTGCCGCTGTTGATCCTCGCCGCCCTCGTGGTCGTGTATTTGATCCTCGGCATTCTCTACGAAAGTTACATCCACCCGATCACGATCCTGTCCACGCTGCCCTCCGCCGGCGTCGGCGCGCTGGCGATCCTGATGCTGTTCGGGTTCGACTTCAGCCTGATCGCGCTGATCGGCATCGTTCTTCTGATCGGCATCGTGAAGAAGAACGGCATCATGATGGTCGACTTCGCCATCTCGGCCGAGCGCGACGAACATCTGGAGCCCGAGGCCGCGATCCGCAAGGCGGCCTTGCTGCGGTTCCGCCCGATCATGATGACGACGATGGCGGCGCTGCTCGGCGGCGTGCCGCTGATGCTCGGCACCGGCACCGGCTCGGAAATCCGCCAGCCGCTCGGTTATGCGATGGTCGGCGGCCTTATCGTCAGCCAGGCGCTGACATTGTTCACGACGCCGGTGGTGTATCTCTATCTCGACCGGCTCTCCAACGCCTTTGCGGGCTGGGGACGATCGGACAAGAGCGATGATGACGAAGCGCACCCGGACGAGCGGAGCTCGGTCAAACAAGCCGCCGAGTGA
- a CDS encoding TonB-dependent receptor domain-containing protein translates to MGQAIAPRSLRSFTAINLVDDKFDNHSGKVSAVAGLIAVASFSGAEAQQTSLPPVTVDAPVARLRPVASKPSPDQLRARTALRRAARGAQPAQAAAVPFPNAGGLRADRNPYADAAAPYKVDHLQASGKFPEPLLNTPKTVTVLSKEVLEDKNATTLRQAVLSTAGVTLGTGEGGNAFGDRFFIRGFDARNDVFLDGVRDAGVSVRENFFTEQVEILRGPGSSFAGRGTTGGAINIVTKQASTEKSFYNMDTTFGTDHTKRVVLDVNQVISPTLAIRAGGVFQDAGVAGRDYVKDDRDGGFVTAKWTPLDTVKLSASYIHTNLHGLPDFGVPYYRPSTASTAGGPFPDFGANRNNLYGFVNRDFYHVKQDIGTLNGEVAITPDLTVSNKFRVQRSLLDYIGTLPESPSLANPLSASTLTANPQSRYQVTDVLANQTEATYKFNLAGWKNTALAGVEISQERASIDKYVGLSSESLPGGSAGSGSVSGISVFNPSQTYAVFPGTPTLSGLATKVGIDTKSVYLLDSANYNDFVILNGGVRLDDYNIKASGYGTVNSVANVFGSQTQQYDMPNFNVGAVIKPLPIASVYAAYATSSNPVGAEFDGTSAQYGGLAPSLNGNPNQILGPEKNRAIEVGTKWELFDRHLLLTAALFQTEKDNARESRNITAATAAPSCPYTATSGAVSCISAGAAYRIRGIDLSAGGKITDKWSVIGGLVLMQSEVTKSLVPPANTTLYTTNVGLPLSNVAHQSFSLLTKYQLTDVWELGGQAVYRSKIFGGTFLAANQGMQLPSYWRFDAFAEAKVNANWTAKLFVSNIFNKLYYDALYQSAAPFVLEAPGRTVSMVLSARF, encoded by the coding sequence ATGGGCCAAGCAATAGCACCGAGATCGTTGCGTTCGTTCACCGCAATCAACTTGGTCGACGACAAGTTCGATAATCATTCCGGCAAGGTTTCGGCGGTCGCAGGTCTGATTGCGGTCGCGTCGTTCTCCGGCGCCGAAGCGCAGCAAACGAGCCTGCCGCCGGTGACGGTCGATGCCCCGGTCGCGCGCCTGCGTCCTGTTGCCTCAAAACCTTCACCGGATCAGCTGCGCGCCCGCACCGCGTTGCGCCGTGCCGCGCGCGGCGCGCAACCAGCCCAGGCGGCCGCCGTGCCGTTTCCCAATGCCGGCGGCCTGCGCGCCGACCGCAATCCCTATGCGGATGCGGCGGCGCCCTACAAGGTCGACCACCTGCAGGCGTCGGGCAAATTCCCCGAGCCGCTGTTGAACACGCCGAAGACGGTCACGGTTCTCAGCAAGGAGGTGCTGGAAGACAAGAACGCGACCACGCTGCGGCAAGCGGTGCTGAGCACTGCCGGCGTGACGCTCGGGACCGGCGAGGGCGGCAACGCCTTCGGCGACCGTTTCTTCATCCGCGGTTTCGACGCCCGCAACGACGTCTTCCTCGACGGCGTGCGCGATGCCGGGGTCAGCGTTCGCGAGAATTTCTTCACCGAGCAGGTCGAGATCCTGCGCGGGCCGGGCTCGTCCTTTGCCGGCCGCGGCACCACCGGCGGCGCGATCAACATCGTGACCAAGCAGGCGTCCACCGAGAAGAGCTTCTACAACATGGACACCACGTTCGGCACCGACCACACCAAGCGCGTCGTGCTCGACGTCAACCAGGTGATCAGCCCGACGCTGGCCATTCGCGCCGGTGGCGTGTTCCAGGACGCCGGGGTCGCCGGGCGCGACTATGTCAAGGACGATCGCGACGGCGGCTTCGTCACGGCGAAATGGACGCCGCTCGACACCGTGAAACTGAGCGCGAGCTACATCCACACCAATCTGCACGGCCTGCCGGATTTCGGCGTGCCGTATTACCGGCCGAGCACGGCCAGCACCGCGGGCGGCCCGTTCCCGGATTTCGGCGCCAACCGCAACAATTTATACGGCTTCGTCAATCGCGATTTCTATCACGTCAAGCAGGACATCGGCACGCTCAATGGCGAGGTCGCGATCACGCCGGACTTAACCGTCAGCAACAAGTTCAGGGTCCAGCGCTCGCTGCTCGACTACATCGGGACGCTTCCGGAATCGCCGTCGCTCGCCAATCCGCTTTCAGCGTCGACGCTCACCGCCAACCCGCAGAGCCGCTACCAGGTCACCGACGTGCTCGCCAACCAGACCGAAGCGACCTACAAATTCAATCTCGCCGGCTGGAAGAACACCGCCTTGGCCGGCGTCGAAATCTCGCAGGAGCGCGCCAGCATCGACAAATATGTCGGTCTCAGTTCGGAATCATTGCCCGGCGGGAGCGCGGGCTCCGGTTCGGTGAGCGGGATCAGCGTATTCAATCCGAGCCAGACCTATGCGGTTTTCCCGGGCACGCCGACGCTCAGCGGTCTCGCGACCAAGGTCGGCATCGACACCAAGAGCGTCTACCTGCTAGACAGCGCCAACTATAACGACTTCGTCATCCTGAACGGCGGCGTCCGGCTCGATGACTACAATATCAAGGCGAGCGGCTACGGCACCGTGAACAGTGTCGCGAACGTTTTCGGCTCACAGACGCAGCAATACGACATGCCGAACTTCAACGTCGGCGCTGTGATCAAGCCGTTGCCGATCGCGAGTGTGTATGCAGCCTATGCGACGTCGTCGAACCCGGTCGGCGCCGAATTCGACGGCACCAGCGCCCAATATGGCGGACTGGCTCCCTCGCTCAACGGCAATCCCAACCAGATCCTGGGGCCGGAAAAGAACAGGGCGATCGAAGTCGGCACCAAATGGGAGTTGTTCGACCGGCATCTGCTGCTGACCGCGGCCCTGTTCCAGACCGAAAAGGACAACGCGCGGGAATCGCGGAACATCACCGCGGCGACCGCGGCGCCGAGTTGCCCCTATACGGCGACATCCGGCGCGGTTTCCTGCATCTCGGCCGGCGCGGCCTACCGCATCCGCGGCATCGATCTCAGCGCCGGCGGCAAGATCACCGATAAATGGAGCGTCATCGGCGGCCTCGTGCTGATGCAGTCGGAGGTGACGAAGTCGCTGGTGCCGCCTGCCAATACGACGCTGTACACGACCAATGTCGGCCTGCCGCTGTCCAACGTCGCGCACCAGTCGTTCAGCCTGCTGACCAAATACCAGCTCACGGATGTCTGGGAACTTGGCGGCCAGGCGGTCTACCGCTCGAAGATCTTTGGCGGCACCTTCCTCGCCGCCAACCAGGGCATGCAGCTGCCGAGCTACTGGCGCTTCGATGCCTTCGCGGAAGCCAAGGTCAACGCCAACTGGACCGCAAAGCTGTTCGTCAGCAACATCTTCAACAAGCTCTATTACGACGCGCTGTACCAGAGTGCCGCGCCATTCGTGCTGGAGGCGCCCGGCCGCACCGTGTCGATGGTCCTCTCGGCCAGATTCTGA
- the exbB gene encoding tonB-system energizer ExbB, translating to MNMSPFRATLIFALAMLSLAAPSSAQQQAAPAPQQAPALAQPQPPAIPAQAAPTVQAPAPSAVVPSAPAALASDATATPADNGSRSLKSTTVALRELSPWSMFMSADIIVKAVMVGLAFASLVTWTVFIAKMIELSVIQRKLRAALARISDARSLADAQFALGAKASVLSSLLAAAMREARLSAGISSDSGIKERAASSFAEIVRAEARRIRLGMGLLATIGATSPFVGLFGTVWGIMNSFIGISKSQTTNLAVVAPGIAEALLATAIGLVAAIPAVIIYNHFTRVTKGYLELVSRASGAAGRLLSRDLDRTHVGTHSRAAAE from the coding sequence ATGAATATGTCACCTTTTCGAGCGACCTTGATATTCGCACTGGCGATGTTGTCGCTGGCGGCGCCCTCATCGGCGCAACAGCAAGCGGCTCCTGCGCCGCAGCAGGCCCCCGCGCTGGCGCAACCGCAACCACCGGCGATCCCGGCACAAGCCGCGCCGACGGTGCAGGCTCCCGCGCCGTCAGCGGTCGTTCCATCCGCTCCAGCAGCCCTGGCGTCCGATGCGACGGCAACTCCCGCCGATAACGGCAGCAGGTCGTTGAAATCGACCACGGTCGCGCTGCGTGAGCTGTCGCCGTGGTCGATGTTCATGTCGGCGGACATCATCGTGAAAGCAGTGATGGTCGGTCTCGCCTTCGCGTCGTTGGTGACATGGACGGTCTTCATCGCCAAGATGATCGAGCTCTCGGTCATTCAGCGCAAACTGCGCGCGGCGCTCGCCAGGATCAGCGACGCCAGGTCGCTGGCAGATGCGCAATTCGCGCTGGGCGCAAAAGCCAGCGTGTTGTCGTCCTTGCTCGCGGCGGCAATGCGCGAGGCGCGGTTGTCGGCGGGCATTTCCAGCGACAGCGGCATCAAGGAGCGCGCGGCCTCGAGCTTTGCCGAAATCGTGCGCGCCGAAGCGCGCCGGATCCGGCTCGGCATGGGATTGCTTGCGACCATCGGCGCGACGTCGCCCTTCGTCGGATTGTTCGGCACGGTCTGGGGCATCATGAACAGCTTCATCGGCATTTCGAAATCGCAGACCACCAATCTCGCCGTGGTCGCGCCCGGCATCGCCGAAGCGCTGCTCGCGACCGCGATCGGCCTCGTCGCTGCGATCCCGGCCGTCATCATCTACAATCACTTCACGCGCGTGACCAAAGGCTACCTCGAACTGGTCAGCCGGGCCTCGGGTGCCGCGGGACGGCTATTGTCACGCGATCTCGATCGTACCCATGTTGGCACCCATTCGCGCGCGGCGGCGGAGTAG
- a CDS encoding TonB family protein: MPDFETEQKPSRRLWILAAAGALALHLGFGALAIAHLQTGDDEDSLGAPAIEVGLELTSTRAEPIDLPPGPDVDASVASPQLADQKAEVKEADLPKDTPTDAEDPDRAVTQNESKKPREDDPKVAAVQTQASTESAAQEATATPRLDGRLDDKSTAPKQGIGSSTQLAKVSWEKKLMAHFKKHLIYPQGVKAKDAKVRVILDVEFDRIGHVVSASIAEGSGQPAFDEAALKMVRRSDPVPAPPPLVADLGLKRFVPVAFNAEGK; the protein is encoded by the coding sequence ATGCCCGACTTCGAGACCGAACAAAAGCCATCGCGGCGGCTGTGGATTCTGGCAGCGGCGGGCGCGCTTGCGCTTCATCTGGGATTCGGCGCGCTGGCGATCGCGCATCTGCAGACCGGAGACGACGAGGATTCGCTTGGCGCGCCTGCGATCGAAGTCGGACTTGAATTGACATCGACGCGTGCCGAGCCGATCGATCTGCCGCCGGGGCCGGATGTCGACGCGTCCGTTGCTTCGCCACAGCTTGCCGATCAGAAGGCGGAAGTCAAGGAAGCCGACCTGCCAAAGGACACGCCAACCGACGCCGAGGATCCGGACCGGGCGGTGACGCAGAACGAGTCAAAAAAGCCCAGGGAAGACGATCCAAAGGTCGCGGCGGTGCAGACACAGGCGTCAACGGAGTCCGCGGCGCAGGAAGCAACGGCAACGCCGAGGCTTGACGGCCGTCTCGACGACAAGTCGACCGCTCCAAAACAGGGAATCGGAAGCAGCACTCAGCTCGCAAAAGTGTCGTGGGAAAAGAAGCTGATGGCCCACTTCAAGAAGCACCTGATTTATCCGCAGGGGGTGAAGGCCAAGGACGCAAAGGTCCGGGTCATACTGGATGTCGAGTTTGACCGTATCGGCCACGTTGTTTCAGCAAGCATTGCCGAGGGATCCGGCCAACCGGCTTTCGACGAAGCTGCTCTCAAGATGGTCCGACGATCCGATCCCGTACCCGCACCGCCGCCGTTGGTCGCCGACCTCGGATTGAAGCGCTTCGTGCCCGTCGCATTCAACGCCGAAGGCAAATAG
- the exbD gene encoding TonB system transport protein ExbD: protein MAISLAESDVDDDSDFAESHEINVTPFIDVILVLLIIFMVAAPLSTVDLPVDLPTSSATPQKKPDKPTYVSIKPDLAVAIGENPVRRIDLVRSLDAMADVSKDHPIFLRADRAVPYGELMDVLEILHVGGYSKIKLVALEGVPDSGAVPPAPADRAKP, encoded by the coding sequence ATGGCTATTTCTCTCGCAGAGAGCGACGTCGACGACGACAGCGATTTCGCGGAATCGCATGAGATCAACGTCACGCCGTTCATCGACGTCATTCTCGTTCTCCTGATCATCTTCATGGTGGCGGCGCCGCTGTCGACCGTCGACCTGCCGGTCGATCTGCCGACGTCATCCGCGACCCCGCAGAAGAAGCCGGACAAGCCGACCTATGTCAGCATCAAGCCGGACCTTGCGGTCGCGATCGGCGAAAATCCGGTCAGGCGGATCGATCTGGTCCGCTCGCTCGACGCGATGGCGGACGTCAGCAAGGATCACCCGATCTTCCTGCGGGCCGACCGCGCGGTTCCCTATGGCGAATTGATGGACGTGCTGGAAATCCTGCACGTCGGCGGTTATTCCAAGATCAAGCTGGTGGCGCTGGAGGGAGTGCCGGATAGCGGCGCGGTGCCACCTGCCCCCGCCGATCGTGCAAAACCCTGA
- a CDS encoding MarR family transcriptional regulator, protein MSLDLKRRLIAQLVESSRLLRNYIDHRAKQHGTTRAQWIVLFRLRQQEGLTQVDLADVLELQPISLVRLLDRLVEHGLLERRPDPRDRRANRLFLTQSGRQLVDDLDALRDTIATDVLRDIPADALQTSLDTLVEVKERLKSLGESPDIAIK, encoded by the coding sequence ATGTCGCTCGATCTGAAACGCCGGCTGATTGCGCAACTCGTCGAGAGTTCGCGGCTGCTGCGCAATTACATCGACCACCGCGCCAAGCAACACGGCACCACGCGCGCGCAGTGGATCGTGTTGTTTCGCTTGCGGCAGCAGGAGGGGCTGACTCAGGTCGATCTCGCCGACGTGCTCGAACTGCAACCGATCTCGCTGGTGCGGCTGCTCGACCGCCTGGTCGAACATGGATTGCTCGAGCGCCGGCCCGATCCCAGGGACCGCCGGGCCAACCGGCTGTTTCTGACCCAAAGCGGCCGCCAGCTCGTCGACGATCTCGACGCGCTGCGCGACACGATCGCAACCGACGTGCTGCGCGACATTCCCGCCGACGCGTTGCAGACCAGTCTCGATACGCTGGTTGAGGTCAAGGAACGCCTCAAGAGCCTGGGCGAGTCTCCGGATATCGCCATCAAGTAA